A region from the Lolium perenne isolate Kyuss_39 chromosome 4, Kyuss_2.0, whole genome shotgun sequence genome encodes:
- the LOC139830214 gene encoding uncharacterized protein: MRNFRDAINDCNLADFGYTGNKFTWHRGLIRERLDWALTNGDWNIQFGDAVLQNLEYSISDHRPILMTFDCAGVTERTGPAMLRFEAKWLKEAHFKEVVEEAWEQVGVRVQTGSLAGKLAIVHDLVHKWDKSVLQKTKRNIKNAQKEMERVVNGPLNDETLEQQRELAKEIESLLEKEEIHWSQRSRLNWFQA; this comes from the coding sequence ATGCGGAATTTCAGGGATGCTATCAATGACTGTAACTTAGCTGATTTTGGATACACCGGCAACAAATTCACTTGGCACAGAGGTCTCATTAGAGAAAGATTAGATTGGGCGTTAACTAATGGTGATTGGAATATTCAGTTTGGTGATGCAGTGCTTCAAAACCTGGAATATAGCATATCAGATCATAGGCCAATTTTAATGACTTTTGATTGTGCGGGTGTTACTGAGAGAACTGGGCCAGCGATGCTCCGTTTTGAGGCCAAATGGCTGAAGGAGGCCCATTTCAAGGAAGTGGTCGAGGAGGCTTGGGAGCAGGTGGGTGTGCGAGTTCAAACAGGTTCTCTAGCGGGAAAACTGGCTATTGTACATGACCTGGTTCACAAGTGGGACAAATCAGTTCtacaaaaaacaaaaaggaaTATTAAGAATGCTCAGAAAGAAATGGAAAGAGTGGTGAATGGTCCGCTGAATGATGAGACTCTTGAGCAACAAAGAGAACTAGCAAAGGAAATTGAGTCACTCTTGGAGAAAGAGGAAATACATTGGTCCCAAAGAAGCAGGTTAAATTGGTTCCAAGCTTGA